The segment CCCGCTGGGGCTCACGATCCTGGAAGGACGCGGCGGCTACACGGACGCACCGCATGAGATTTTGATGGTCGTGATGAATCCCGCTGAGTCCGTGCAGTTGAAGCGCCACATCCGCGCGATCGACCCGAATGCCTTCGTGATCCTTCTTGACGCCTCCGAAGTCCGCGGCCAGGGATTCCTGCCGCACGTTTGATGGGGACCGGCTGGCAGTCCCGTTCTGACGGTCATTGCCGCGGATAGCGCTGCTTCAACTTTTTCCAGGCCGCAGGCCACGGCAAAATGACCGCAATGGTCGACATCCGTGCACGATTGCAAGGCTGGCCCCTGAGTAGCCTCGGCACCTTTGCGCCAATTGTTCTGCTTCTGCCACTCCCGCATCTTGGCCCCAGCTCAGGGAACACTCAATGGAGGGGCGCGCTCCGTCGTGCCCAGGGAACGCGCTCAGCAACCCAGCGCCGGCCCAATTCCTGCTGGCATCGCACGATTCCATTCAGTCTGCCTATGCACTCGGGCTTGTCTCATTTCTCCGTCTGTCATCCCGCATCACACATCCCGGCTGCCGCCCGGCTTCGCCGCGCCGCCAGGGTCGCCGCGGATCAGCAGCCGCCAATGTCGGTTTGATCCTGAATAGTGCGAAAAGTGAGGTTTGACCCCTTTGGGTTGAGATGACCTGAATAGTGCGAAAAGTGAGGTTTGACCCCTTTGGGTTGAGATTGGAGAATGCGGGGGTTTGATTCGGACATGGGTTACACTTTGTCCGGGGGGTTTGATTCGGACATGGTGCGATTCGGCCGCGGGGGAAATTTTCCGCCGCCTCGTTGGCGAATGATCCCCTCGGGGGCAAAGCTTGTTCTGGTGCTGGCGGCAAATTGGGTTAGGTTCCCTTCATCATGAAAACCACGCTGGTGACTCGTTATCGGATCTCGCTGGTTCTGTTTCTTCTCGGTCTTGTCTTCAGCGGTCTCACCGCTTTCCCCCTCCAGACGGAAATCCATGCCCTGGCCTCGATGCTGGGCATCGGCAATGCGGCGAACTACGAGGCTTACACGGGCTGGACCCGCTGGATCGCCTACGTGCAGCACGGTCTGGATGAGACCTACGCCCGCTTTCCCTTTTTCGGGTACGGCACCGACTGGCTCGCGTTCGGCCATCTCGCGAGCGCCGCTTTCTTCATCCGCCCCCTGATGAAACCGGAGGACAGCGACTGGGTGCTTCGCACCGGCCTGTGCATCTGTGCGGCGGTGATCCCCGCCGCCTTCATCGCCGGCCAGGTCCGCGGCATCCCGGTTTCGTGGAGATTCGTCGACGCAGGCTTCGGCGTTTTCGGCTCGATCCCCCTCTTCTACTGCCTGCAGCTGACCCGCCGGATGCGAGCGACCTGACACCCGCCAGCGGCGTCGGAGAGGCACTCACTCACGTCAAATCGTATTCGAAGCGCATGCCCGTCAGGTTGTCGTTCCAACTTCGAAATAGGGGTTGCAAGACAGAAGCGCGTTCTGCGTTGCGAACAAATCGTGCCAGTAATCATGCGGATGAGCGAAGTCGGGCTGATTTCAGTGCAAGCATTTTTGGGTTAACCAGTCTTAAGAACCTTCAGCACGCGGCGTGCGAGCCCTAGAAAGGTGAGGGACCAGGCCGCCAGCGCGACATGGACGAACACCCGGGGCACCGGGAGGAGAAAGTCCAGTTCCATCGCTCGCGCCATCTCGATTGTACAGACCGTGTACATGCCCAGCGGGAAGACGGCACCCCAGTAGCCGGAGTCGTACGCCAGCGGGAACCTCTTGTAGACATGCCGCCAGAGCGCCAGGATGAGGAGCATTGGAATCCACCAGGTGCCCGTCGCCCAGAAGAAGATGGTGAAGCCCTTGAGGAACGGAAGCATCGAACGAAGGAACCAGGCATCGGGCGTGTTCTCGATGAGCAGCGACCCGGCGAGGGTGGAAATGGCCATCGCCCCCATGTTGATCCAATAGGGCGGCGAGAGGTCTCCGGGCAGGAACTTGAAAAACGTGTAGCGGTAGAAAATGAGTGATATCATCCAGATGTACATCATGCCGCCCCACAGCCACATCGAGAGCGCCAGGAAATTGATGTGCAGCCGGTGGGGTTGCTCAAAGTGCTGCGCCAGCCGTGCGCTCAACACCGCGATCGCCTGCGTGGCCACGACCGCCAGCAGCCAGGCACCCGTGATGCCCTCCGCCAGCGTGGGTTTGCGTTCCTTGATGGTGATGGTGACAAAGATCAGATACGTCAGGCCAATCCAGAGCAGCACGGCGAACCACCAGAGCAGCACGGCGATCGAGTAATGGCCCGCAATCGCAATGAGTTGATTGCCCAGGATGCACGTTCCCGCCACTATGGTGAAGAAACCGAAACTGCGCTGATGATCCAGCAGGTCGGCGATCAGTTCGCGGGGAAAGCGCAGCAGCCGCCAGGCGCTGAGCACGCACAAGACGACATACTGCGCCGCGTTGAGCCAGAGAAGCGCCACCGCCAGTGTGCGGAAACCGGCAAGGTCGACGCCAATCGAAACAATGCCCGTAGCCATGACCAGCGCGAAATACGCGGGCGAGAGGCCCCGGACCCCTTCCGCGATGCGCGTCATGGTTTCGTTACCTCCAAACCGCGCACCCATTCAGGCGCCTGTTCGCGCATCATGCGCCGGATCACCAGGTGCATCCATGTCAGGGACACCGCCGCCAACGTGGCGAGAAAAACCCAGCACGTCGTCCATAGGCCCGTGGCTTGAAGGAGAAATCCGAAACAGATGGGAAAGGCAAATCCCCCGAGTCCGCCCAGCACGCCGACCAACCCGCCCACCACGCCCACCTGTCCGGGGAAGTAGCCGGGGATGTGCTTGTACACCGCCGCCATGCCCAAGCCCATCGCGCAGCCCAGGATGAACACCCAGAAGGTGAACACCCACTGGTTTGCCTGGAAAAAAACGCGCGTCGTACCGCGCGCAAGGAGCTGACCCTTGCGGACGCTGTCGCCTTCCTTCACCAGAGGCTCCTGCCAACGGGCCGTTT is part of the Opitutaceae bacterium genome and harbors:
- a CDS encoding tellurite resistance/C4-dicarboxylate transporter family protein → MGARFGGNETMTRIAEGVRGLSPAYFALVMATGIVSIGVDLAGFRTLAVALLWLNAAQYVVLCVLSAWRLLRFPRELIADLLDHQRSFGFFTIVAGTCILGNQLIAIAGHYSIAVLLWWFAVLLWIGLTYLIFVTITIKERKPTLAEGITGAWLLAVVATQAIAVLSARLAQHFEQPHRLHINFLALSMWLWGGMMYIWMISLIFYRYTFFKFLPGDLSPPYWINMGAMAISTLAGSLLIENTPDAWFLRSMLPFLKGFTIFFWATGTWWIPMLLILALWRHVYKRFPLAYDSGYWGAVFPLGMYTVCTIEMARAMELDFLLPVPRVFVHVALAAWSLTFLGLARRVLKVLKTG